Proteins encoded together in one Triticum dicoccoides isolate Atlit2015 ecotype Zavitan chromosome 7B, WEW_v2.0, whole genome shotgun sequence window:
- the LOC119341794 gene encoding ABC transporter B family member 1-like — protein MSSDPEEIKARVVVHGADADADADAEWARPELEAFHLPSTSQPPHLFHPPHPEPEAAEQSTPAPAVAAATTNNASGSPPPPRSPPPAPLETEQLPPNAKPPADEKPPPPAPAAALRDLFRFADGLDRVLMAVGTLGALVHGCSLPVFLRFFADLVDSFGSHADDPDTMVRLVVRYAFYFLVVGAAIWASSWAEISCWMWTGERQSTRMRIRYLQAALKQDVSFFDTDVRTSDVIYAINADAVIVQDAISEKLGNLIHYMATFVAGFVVGFTAAWQLALVTLAVVPLIAVIGGLTAATMGKLSSKSQDALSSASNIAEQALSQIRIVQSFVGEQRVAQAYSAALAVAQSIGYRNGFAKGLGLGGTYFTVFCCYALLLWYGGHLVRGHHTNGGLAIATMFSVMIGGLALGQSAPSMAAFAKARVAAAKIFRIIDHTPGITKEGVELESVTGRLELRNVEFAYPSRPDTPILRRFSLSVPAGKTIALVGSSGSGKSTVVSLIERFYDPSSGQIMLDGVELKDLKLRWLRSQIGLVSQEPALFATSIRENLLLGREEASQVEMEEAARVANAHSFIIKLPDGYDTQVGERGLQLSGGQKQRIAIARAMLKNPAILLLDEATSALDSESEKLVQEALDRFMIGRTTLVIAHRLSTIRKADLVAVLQAGAVSEMGAHDDLMARGDSGAYAKLIRMQEQAHEAALVSARRSSARPSSARNSVSSPIMMRNSSYGRSPYSRRLSDFSTADFSLSVIHDPAAHRMGMGMEKLAFRAQASSFWRLAKMNSPEWGYALAGSVGSMVCGSFSAIFAYILSAVLSIYYTPDPRHMDREITKYCYLLIGMSSAALLFNTVQHLFWDTVGENLTKRVREKMLTAVLRNEMAWFDMEANASAHIAARLALDAQNVRSAIGDRISIIVQNSALMLVACTAGFVLQWRLALVLLAVFPLVVGATVLQKMFMKGFSGDLEGAHAKATQIAGEAVANVRTVAAFNSEDKITRLFEANLQRPLRRCFWKGQIAGIGYGVAQFLLYASYALGLWYAAWLVKHGISDFSKTIRVFMVLMVSANGAAETLTLAPDFIKGGRAMQSVFETIDRKTEIEPDDVDAAAVPERPRGDVELKHVDFSYPSRPDIQVFRDLSLRARAGRTLALVGPSGCGKSSVLALIQRFYEPSSGRVLLDGKDIRKYNLKALRRVVAMVPQEPFLFAGTIHDNIAYGREGATEAEVVEAATQANAHKFVSALPEGYKTCVGERGVQLSGGQRQRIAIARALVKQAAIMLLDEATSALDAESERCVQEALDRAGSGSGRTTIVVAHRLATVRNAHTIAVIDDGKVVEQGSHSHLLNHHPDGCYARMLQFQRLTPHTLAVPGPSASNV, from the exons ATGTCTAGCGACCCTGAAGAGATCAAGGCTCGCGTCGTCGTCcacggcgccgacgccgacgccgacgccgacgccgagtgGGCCCGCCCGGAGCTCGAGGCTTTCCACCTCCCCTCCACCTCCCAGCCCCCACACTTGTTTCACCCACCGCACCCGGAGCCAGAAGCAGCAGAGCAATCCACGCCAGCACCGGCCGTCGCAGCAGCTACCACCAACAATGCGTCAGGTTCcccccctcctcctcgctcgccgcctcccgcgccactGGAGACGGAGCAGCTTCCGCCCAATGCCAAGCCGCCTGCCGACGAGAAGCCGCCCCCTCCGGCGCCGGCGGCCGCTCTGCGCGACTTGTTCCGCTTCGCCGACGGCCTAGATCGCGTCCTCATGGCCGTGGGCACGCTCGGCGCTCTCGTCCATGGCTGCTCCCTCCCCGTCTTCCTCCGCTTCTTCGCCGACCTCGTCGACTCCTTCGGCTCCCACGCCGACGACCCGGACACCATGGTCCGCCTCGTCGTCAGGTACGCCTTCTACTTCCTCGTCGTCGGCGCCGCCATCTGGGCGTCGTCCTGGGCCGAGATTTCCTGCTGGATGTGGACCGGCGAGCGGCAGTCCACTCGGATGCGGATCCGGTACCTCCAGGCGGCGCTCAAGCAGGACGTCTCCTTCTTCGACACCGACGTGCGCACCTCCGACGTCATTTATGCCATCAACGCCGACGCTGTCATCGTCCAGGACGCCATCAGCGAGAAGCTCGGCAACCTCATCCACTACATGGCCACCTTCGTCGCCGGCTTCGTCGTCGGCTTCACCGCAGCGTGGCAGCTCGCGCTCGTCACGCTCGCCGTCGTGCCGCTCATCGCCGTCATCGGCGGCCTCACCGCCGCCACCATGGGCAAGCTCTCCTCCAAGAGCCAGGACGCGCTGTCCAGCGCCAGCAACATCGCGGAGCAGGCCCTGTCGCAGATACGGATCGTGCAGTCATTCGTGGGTGAGCAGCGGGTGGCGCAGGCCTACTCGGCGGCGCTAGCCGTGGCGCAGAGCATCGGCTACCGGAACGGCTTTGCCAAGGGCCTCGGGCTGGGCGGCACCTACTTCACCGTCTTCTGCTGCTACGCTCTGCTCCTCTGGTACGGCGGGCACCTCGTTCGCGGCCACCACACCAACGGCGGGCTGGCCATCGCCACCATGTTTTCCGTCATGATCGGCGGACT CGCTCTTGGGCAGTCGGCGCCGAGCATGGCGGCGTTTGCCAAGGCGAGGGTTGCGGCCGCGAAGATCTTCCGTATCATCGACCACACGCCAGGCATCACCAAGGAAGGCGTGGAGCTGGAGTCGGTGACCGGGCGGCTGGAGCTGAGGAACGTGGAGTTCGCGTACCCGTCCCGGCCGGACACGCCGATTCTGCGCCGCTTCTCTCTAAGCGTACCGGCAGGGAAGACGATCGCTCTGGTTGGCAGCTCTGGCTCCGGGAAGAGTACGGTGGTGTCCCTGATCGAGAGGTTCTACGACCCGAGTTCAG GGCAAATCATGCTTGACGGTGTTGAGCTCAAGGATCTGAAGCTGCGGTGGCTGCGGTCGCAGATCGGCCTGGTGAGCCAGGAGCCGGCGCTGTTCGCGACGAGCATCAGGGAGAACCTGCTGCTTGGGAGGGAGGAGGCGAGCCAGGTGGAGATGGAGGAGGCCGCCAGGGTCGCCAACGCCCACTCCTTCATCATCAAGCTCCCCGACGGCTACGACACGCAG GTGGGGGAGCGCGGCCTGCAGCTCTCCGGCGGCCAGAAGCAGCGGATCGCCATTGCCCGTGCGATGCTCAAGAACCCGGCCATCCTCCTCCTGGACGAGGCCACCAGCGCGCTGGACTCCGAGTCGGAGAAGCTCGTGCAGGAGGCGCTGGACCGCTTCATGATCGGCCGCACCACCCTCGTCATCGCGCACAGGCTCTCCACCATCCGCAAGGCCGACCTCGTCGCCGTCCTGCAGGCTGGCGCCGTCTCCGAGATGGGCGCGCACGACGACCTCATGGCCAGAGGGGACAGCGGCGCGTACGCCAAGCTCATCCGCATGCAGGAGCAGGCGCACGAGGCGGCCCTCGTCAGCGCCAGGAGGAGCAGCGCAAGGCCCTCCAGCGCCCGCAACTccgtcagctcacccatcatgatgCGCAACTCCTCCTACGGCCGCTCGCCCTACTCCCGCCGCCTCTCCGACTTCTCCACCGCCGACTTCAGCCTGTCCGTCATACATGACCCGGCCGCCCACCGGATGGGCATGGGAATGGAGAAGCTCGCGTTCCGTGCGCAGGCCAGCTCCTTCTGGCGGCTGGCCAAGATGAACTCGCCGGAGTGGGGCTACGCGCTCGCCGGCTCCGTGGGGTCCATGGTGTGCGGCTCCTTCAGCGCCATCTTCGCCTACATCCTCAGCGCGGTGCTCAGCATCTACTACACGCCGGACCCGAGGCACATGGACCGGGAGATCACCAAGTACTGCTACCTCCTCATCGGCATGTCCTCCGCCGCGCTGCTCTTCAACACCGTGCAGCACCTGTTCTGGGACACGGTGGGCGAGAACCTCACCAAGCGCGTGCGCGAGAAGATGCTCACGGCGGTGCTCCGCAACGAGATGGCCTGGTTCGACATGGAGGCCAATGCGAGTGCGCACATCGCTGCCAGGCTCGCGCTGGACGCCCAGAACGTGCGCTCCGCCATCGGGGACCGCATCTCCATCATCGTGCAGAACTCGGCGCTTATGCTCGTCGCATGCACGGCCGGGTTCGTCCTGCAGTGGCGCCTCGCGCTCGTGCTCCTCGCCGTCTTCCCACTCGTCGTCGGCGCCACCGTCCTGCAGAAGATGTTCATGAAGGGTTTCTCGGGTGACCTGGAAGGCGCGCACGCCAAGGCGACGCAGATTGCGGGGGAGGCTGTGGCCAACGTGCGCACCGTGGCGGCGTTCAACTCGGAGGACAAGATCACGAGGCTCTTCGAGGCCAACCTGCAGAGGCCGCTCCGGCGCTGCTTCTGGAAGGGCCAGATCGCCGGCATCGGCTACGGTGTGGCGCAGTTCCTGCTGTACGCGTCCTACGCGCTGGGCCTGTGGTACGCTGCGTGGCTGGTGAAGCACGGCATCTCCGACTTCTCCAAGACCATCCGCGTCTTCATGGTGCTCATGGTCTCCGCCAACGGTGCCGCTGAGACGCTGACGCTGGCGCCGGACTTCATCAAGGGCGGGCGGGCCATGCAGTCGGTGTTCGAGACCATCGACCGCAAGACGGAGATCGAGCCCGACGACGTGGACGCCGCAGCCGTCCCCGAGCGGCCCAGGGGCGACGTGGAGTTGAAGCACGTCGACTTCTCGTACCCGTCGCGGCCGGACATTCAGGTGTTCCGGGACCTGAGCCTCCGCGCGCGCGCAGGCCGGACGCTGGCGCTGGTGGGGCCCAgcgggtgcggcaagagctccgtgCTGGCGCTCATCCAGCGCTTCTACGAGCCCAGCTCCGGGCGCGTGCTCCTGGACGGCAAGGACATCCGCAAGTACAACCTCAAGGCGCTGCGGCGAGTGGTGGCCATGGTGCCGCAGGAGCCGTTTCTTTTCGCCGGCACCATCCACGACAACATCGCCTACGGGCGCGAGGGCGCGAccgaggcggaggtggtggaggcggcaACGCAGGCCAACGCGCACAAGTTCGTGTCGGCGCTGCCGGAAGGGTACAAGACGTGCGTCGGGGAGCGCGGGGTGCAGCTGTCGGGAGGGCAGCGGCAGCGGATCGCCATCGCGCGAGCGCTGGTGAAGCAGGCGGCCATCATGCTGCTGGACGAGGCGACGAGTGCCCTGGACGCCGAGTCGGAGCGGTGCGTGCAGGAGGCGCTGGACCGGGCCGGGTCAGGGTCAGGGCGAACGACCATCGTGGTGGCGCACCGGCTGGCCACGGTTCGGAACGCGCACACCATCGCGGTGATCGACGACGGCAAGGTGGTGGAGCAAGGGTCGCACTCGCATCTGCTCAACCATCACCCCGACGGATGCTACGCGCGGATGCTGCAGTTCCAGCGCCTCACGCCCCACACCCTTGCCGTGCCCGGACCCTCTGCATCCAACGTTTGA